GCCATTCTTCCGGGAATTGATTTTTAAATTTCTGATCGATTTTATGAGGATACATAAAGGCCCAGTCTTTTGCCGCATCCGGTCCCACAAGCCAATAACTGTCTTGATTGACCAAATGCGTATAGCTGATATTTTTACTGCGGGCTTTCTTGATTTCATCGATGATATATTGGCCAAGATAGTTTACAATGATGATACCCCGTTTGGTCTTGGTTTGATCAAATATTGGCGATCCAAAACGTATCATTGGTTTTAAGGGTAATTCCAGCTTATTCCCTTCGATATTTAAATCAAATTTTGATATATATATTTGTCCTTCATGTAATTTTAACGTCTCAGTAAAATAATATCGATTCTTTTTATTTTGCAGGGAGCCATTTCCAACTTTATATGCCTTCCCATTATTAAAATTAATTCTGATAATTTCATTTCCAGATATATCAATATAACGTAATTGATCATATTTCTTTTTAATATTAGAAAAAACTATCCACTCATTTTCTACATTACTTTTTGAACTTTTTTTATTAATAAAATTTTGAAAAACGGGGCTTTTACTTAAATAAATTAAATCAGAGGTAATTGATTCAAACTCTTTAACTATAAAAGTTTTTTGCATCGTTATATTAAAAGTTTCATCCTGCGCCAACATCATCCTGTTTTCAACTATATTATGTTCTTGATAAGCTGAATATAACAGTAAAAGCACTAAGAATATTATAATAAATATAACTGTCAGCGAAAAAGCAAAAAATAAGGAATTTTTTTCCATTTTAGGTCGCATATTCAGATCCCTTTCAATCTTCTTGTCGATCGTATTCACCAATCAACCATAATAACGGGAAGGCATAGAACCCTATTATCTGAAAATCCATCCTCTCACTCCGTCATATAATAGCATAATACATATATTTCAAAACAGCGGGTTAAGAAACATGCGGGATATACGGATCGGACCATGGATTTATGACATCGCATCTTGTGAAAAAAATATGTAATGCTATAATAATAACCGTTTCAGATTAAACTGCTTGATTTTCTGTTTTGCAGGTTTGTTCCGGCAGGACGGAAAGAAGTCGGGATGGATACCATCTGTCTGTCCGGTCAGTTCCGGACAGGGGGAAAGGGTCGCAGAAGGTTTTCCTTATCCAGCCTTTATGCCCTTTCACTGACCGAAAGGGGATTTTATTCTATCCTTACCTTTTCCTGCCCCTCTTCTTATTCGAGCAGCAAAAAAAGGAGGATGTCATAATGTACGATCCAAAACAGTTCCACGATTCGTCTTTTATTGACGACGCAGAGATATTGAGTTCGCTTGAGGAAGCAAAAGCCCTTGCCAAAGACAAAAAGGCCGTTCGTGCCTTACTGGAAAAAGCAAGGGAGTGCCATGGCCTGACACACAGAGAGGCGGCGGTCCTGCTCGAAATTACAGACAAAGAGCTTGAAGAAGAGCTATACGCCCTCGCGAAGGAGATCAAGGAGCGTATATACGGACGGCGTATAGTTTTGTTCGCGCCGCTGTACGTATCCAACTACTGCATAAACGACTGTGTATACTGCGGATTCCACAAAGGCAATACGCAAATGTGCAGAAAGAAACTCACTATGGAAGAGATCGACCAGGAGGCGGATGCGATCCTGGCGCTTGGGCACAAGAGGATCGCAATGGAGGCAGGGGAAGATCCTGTAAATATTCCTCTCGACTATATCATCGACTGCATGAAGCGCGTATATGCCTACAAAAACAGCCGGGGTGATTCAATTCGCCGTATAAATGTAAACATCGCAGCAACGACCGTTGAGGAATATAAACGCCTCAAGGCAGCTGACATCGGCACCTTCATCCTGTTTCAGGAGACGTTCCACAGGCCGACATACCAGAAGATGCACCCGAGAGGGCCGAAGAGCAATTACGACTGGCACACGACGGCGCTGCACAGGGCACAGGAAGGCGGCATAGATGATGTTGGGACCGGCGTCCTCTATGGACTTTACGATTACAAATATGAAGCAGTGGCTCAGCTCCTTCTTGCCGAACACCTTGAAAAGACGCTTGGCGTCGGGCCACACACTATTTCAGTCCCGCGCCTGCGTGAGGCAGAGGGTGTCGAACTTGAAAAATTCCCATATCTCACTACCGATGAGCAGTTTCTTCGTATCATTGCAGTAATAAGGGTAGCAACTCCTTACACCGGGATGATACTTTCGACCCGTGAAACGCCTGAAACGCGCCGCCGTGCACTTGATCTCGGGATATCACAGGTAAGTGCAGGCTCATGCACAGGCATAGGAGGCTACCACAAGGAAATCGGCCAACCTAAGCAGCCTGATACGGCCCAGTTCAAGGTGTCAGACGAAAGGACTCCGGACGAGGTGCTCACATGGCTCTGTGAGGACGGTTATATCCCAAGCTACTGTACTGCCTGCTACAGGCAGGGGCGCACGGGCGACCGTTTCATGTCCCTCGCCAAGTCGGGACAGATACGCAATATTTGCCAGCCGAACGCGATACTCACGTTCAAGGAATATTTGATAGGCTATGGATCAGACCACCTCAAGGAACTTGGGGAAAAAGTCATTGAAAAGGAAGTCGAATGCATACCCAACGAGAAAGCCAGGGAGCTTACAAAGGAACGTCTCAAGAAGCTGGAAGAGGGAGCGCAGGACTTATATTTCTAGGGGAACGTCTCTGCTGAAACAGCACGATCCGGATGGTCTTCAGATCATCAGGATTGTGCCGTTTCATGCCGTAACTTTGTAAAACAAAGGATCTGCCGTCTGGTGCAGCCTTTTACCTTTCGCTGACCCCGCGCAAAAACCAGAATATCGATGATGCCGCCAATGCCGCAGTGCGGTGGTCTTCGTCAAGAGGCGGCGATACCTCCATAATATCCAGATAGCGGATCTGCGAACTGCGTCCCGCAAGATATGCTATCTTGTCCAGTTCAGGGGCTTTCAATCCGCTCGGATTGCTGGCAGAGGCGCCGGGCGCCTCCGTGCTGCGCACCGCATCTATGTCGAGAGACAGTGCCACAGTGTGCCCTCTTCTCCCGACGATGCTAAGTGACTGAAGGAAAGATTCCATCACGCGCTCTGAGACCTCCCTCAGTGTAACAACAGTTGCGCCCTGTTCCCGGACCCAGTTATAGTAATATGGAGAGTTATACTGTTCCTGTATGCCAAATTCCACGAAGCTGCTGCCAAGCAGGGCCTTGTCCGGAAGCTGTGTCAAGGCGCGGTAAAAGGAAGTCCCGCTGTTGATGCCGTTTTCGTCTGTCCTGACGTCAAGATGAGAGTCTACGTTGATAAGCCCCAGTCCGTCTTTTTTAATGGAGGCCCCTTGAACTAGCCCGGCCACCCCAGGATATGTCAGGTCATGGCCGCCTCCTATCACTATCGGGATAGCACCATGCGAAACAATTTCGGACACCAGTTCCTGTGCCGCAAGGTGTACCTCTTCAAGAGTAAGTTCATTTGTGGAGAGGTTGCCAATATCTACGACCCTCAAACGGTCGAAATCCATGTTGAATCCAGGAGTAAGCCTGTACAGGCGCCGGCGTATTTCATCCGGTCCCTTCGCTGCGCCGGCACGGCCTTTATTTGCCAATATACCGCGATCTTCGGGTATGCCGACTATTACTATGTCCGCTTTACGGAGATTATCGATTTTAGCCCGATGTATAAGTTCCCCGAGCCTGCGGTCTTTAGGATCGTTTCGGCTGTAAAACAGATCCCTGTCCGCCTTGTTCAGAATAAAGGCCATCATATACCCCTCCTGCAAAAATTTTTTTCTTATGCGGAAATTTTAGTCATACAGTACAAACAGTTAAAGGCATTTTTGCTGTATTGATAAAATCGACCCTTTATAGGACATTGACTTTCTTTGCAGTATGCCGATCCATCTCTTGATGCTTGCATTTTGACGGTGGATCGCCTGATCGACTGTACTTGGATGGATAATTTCATGCCTGTTGGTGAGACGATATTATGGTCAAAGAAGGCCGTAGCCGAGTCAGGGAATAAGCTTTTTGTGTCGGATATATGATGGCATCCAAGAGGATCTTCATGTTTTCTTCAGTACTTTCTGAAGTGTTTACACAGATGTCGGGAGCGGCTCCAGGATGAAAAATTTCCTCTTGATCTATCAGGATACATACGTATTCGGCAAGGGGCCTCTGGGAATGGACAAAATAACCGTCCGGGCGCAATATTATAAAATCAAATAACAGCAAAGAAGAGGGACATAATAAATGGGTGGGGACTCTTTTATGAATCTATGCTTCTTTCATGAAAATATTTATTGACGCTTCCTGCAGGCACATTGAAAAGAGTTTCCCAGTATCCTTCCTTGCCCTTTATTCCCCAATGAACGTTTCTGTCATACTCTCCAAACTCCTTGGCCGTACCTTCTCTCAGTATCTTAATTTGGTTCAGATGTTCCTGCCAGAATATTTTTTCCCATTTAAGAACTGGAGCAAGGTCATGTCTTGGAAAATCATAAAGGCGCTCCCGCATCTTTACCAAAGTTGTCACTATCTGTTTGTTAGGGCATCTGTCAAGTATCAGGGTATGAAATTCCTGGTTTTTTTCATAGCAGAGAGAGACATCGCCTTTCTCCAGGCGGGTTTGTACGTCGCTGACAATAGCTGTGAGCTTGTCTATGCAATATTTGCGTGCCGTGCCAAACGCAAGCTCGTAGGCCATTCCCTCTAGAGCTGCCCCGATTTCCTGAACCTCCATTATTTCTTCAAAAGTTAGATAACGCACAATGACGCCCTTGCACGGGATTATGGTAACGAGCCCTTCTGATTCAAGCTGTATCATACAGTCTCTGAAAGGAGTCCTGCTTATTCCGAGTTCTTCAGACAGTTCTTTCTGATTGATCATATCTCCGCGCTTGAGTTCTCCGGCGTTGATTTTTTGTTTTATATAGTCATAAAGTTGTTTTCTTAAGGATTCATTTTGAAAAAAAGACATAGCGATATCTTCCCCCACGCTTGTAAAAATCATTGAATAAGTATAACATAACGTGAAGTCATTACTTACACGTAGCATGTAACATGCAAGTAGTACAATATGGGTTGCAAAATTGCCGGTTAGAGGGAGGGTGGACACGGCTGGCTCCAGAAAAATCAGATGAGTGATGAAACAGCGAAAAATTACTATATGACGAGGATAATGAAAGGAGTGTTTCTTTATGTCTCAGGAGAAAGAGAAAAAAAATATTCGTTATGAAATATTTGTTCCATCCTTTATTATCATTGGCGGCGCAGCGTTGCTGGGATTCTTTAACAACAAAATGCTTACGAGCATCGCTTCGGCCACATTCGATTGGTCTCTTACGAGTTTCGGCTGGCTGTATCAGCTTATTTCCGTAGTTGCTATTATTCTGGTCGGCGTAATCACCTTCTCGAAGATCGGTTCTATCCGTATCGGAGGAAAAGATGCAAAACCTGAATTCTCGTTCCTTTCGTGGTTTGCGATGGCACTTACCGGGGTTATTGCAACAGGCATTATCACTTATGGTGTAAATGAGCCCATTATTTATCTCGGGAATATTTACGGAGAGACGGCGAAACTTGGCCTAAAACCCGGAGATCCAGAATTGGTATGGTTCTCTATAGGACGCTGTTTCTATAACTGGACGTTTTTCCCTTACGCCATGTACTGTATTTCAGGCATCCTGGCAGCATACCTATATTTTAATAAAAAGAAACCGTTGACAGTAACTGCAACACTAGAGCCGCTTTTTGGCAGCAGGATCCATTCTTTTACATGGCTGATTGACAATCTTTCTCTTCTCGCAATAGTCCTGGGACTGGCATCCTCCCTTGGTGCAGGGCTTGCCCTGATTGGCTCAGGTGCGGAAGTAGCCTGGGGAATAAAGCAGAGCCCAATGGTATGGCTCATAATAGCCGGAATTACAACGGCCCTTTTTACCGTAGCTTCTTATCTTGGACTGGACAAAGGGATCAAGCGCCTGGCTGATTTAAACTCAAAAATATTCTTTGTCCTTCTGTTCTTTTTGATCATAATGGGACCGACTCTTTATATCCTGAGGACCAGTGTTGCAAGTCTTGGCTACTGGCTGCAGAATTTCTGGGTTTGGGCCTTCGACCCCGGTGACATCGGCGGTGACGCGCTTGTAAAATGGTGGACACTTTATGATTGGGCAATTTGGATAGCCTACGCTCCGCTGATGGGGCTTTTCCTTGCCATGATCTCATATGGCCGGACTATTCGCCAATTTATGATAGTCAACTGGATTCTTCCTTGTGTATTTGGTCTTTTATGGTTCGGCGTGTGGGGAAGCACCGCTATTTCATGGCAGCTTGAAGGCCGTTTGGATCTGATAGGAGCTATTACTGCCAGCGGCGCTGTAGCAGGTCTTTGGGTTTTCCTTAAAGCATTTCCTTTGGGAACGATCCTTGTCCCGGTAGTAATGCTGACTCTCATGCTATCCTTTGCGACAGCGGCAGATGTGATGACAACTACGATTGCATCTATCTGCACAAAGGATCTTAAACACGGGGAAGAACCGCCGGCATGGCAGAAAATCCTCTGGGGACTATCGATAGGAGCCATTGCTTTCTTTATGGTTGCATTTGCAGGCGGGGAACAAGGGGTTGACGGAGTCAAATTTCTTGCAGCCGCCGGTGGGGCCATGGTTCTCTTTATATTTGTGCTGCAGGTAATTTCTACATTTAAGGTGTTTTTCTATGATAAAAACTCGGATTAATTTTTTTGCATGAAGGAGAGTATATATACAATGAACAGAGCCAGCAGTATCAAAGAAGTATGTCTCGGCGGGGAAGTCCGTCTTTGTGAACTTATCGCCGTTGCACGCTATGGGGCCAAAGTGTCTTTCAACGATACTTATAAGAAACGTGTCATGGAATGCAGGAAGCTTGTTGAGAATTTAGTAAAGGAAAACCGCCGCATTTATGGCGTCACTACAGGTTTGGGAGATAACGTAAAACGTGTTATTCCTGAAAAAGATGCCATTAAATATCAGGAGAATATGATACTTACACACTGCACGAATGTTGGCGAACCCCTGGACAGGGAAGCTGTCCGTGCAATCATATTTGTGATGCTTCTGAACATGGGGAGCGGTTATTCAGGAGTCAGATTGGAAATACTTGAACATCTTGCTGAATTCCTTAATAAAAATATTATCCCGTGGACACCCGCACATGGTTCTGTCGGATACTTAGGTGCAGAGGCGCATATAGCGATGGTTCTCCTTGGCAAGGGACGTGCCTATTATAACGGAGAACTTCTTGACGGTGCCGAAGCACTTAAATGCGCTGGCACAACTGCAATTAATCCGAGCTATAAAGAAGGGTTATCCCTAATCAGCGGAGGTACGTCAGCTACGGCTCTTGCTGCTCTTGCAGCCTATGACGCAGCGAATCTTACCGCAACTGCAGACGTTGTCGCCTCTTGTACATTAGAGGCTCTTGGAGGTAACCTGACCGCTTTTGACGAAAGGATCATGGGTGTCAAGCATCAGCCCGAACAATGGATATCGGCTCAGCATGTAAATAAAATCCTTAAAGACAGCGCGGTTATCAAGGAATTCGGGGGACAGAACCTACAGGATGCGCTGAGCCTGAGGTGTATACCTCAGGCTCACGGAGCTGTTCGCAAAACAGTCTCTGATGCGCTTAGAGCCGTAGAGAACGAGCTGAATTCATGTGATGACAACCCGATAATCCATCCTTCCGGCGAAGCATTAAGCGGATGTAACTGTGACGCTGGTTTTATCGGTATTGAATCAGATTCTATATGTATAGCAATGGGATATCTCGCAAAGATATCTGAACGCCGGACAGACAGGATGCTGAACGAGCATGTCAGTGGACTGCCGCCGTTCCTTGTTGCATCTGCAGGTGAGAACAGCGGCTATATGATACTTCAGTATTCATCAGCGGCTTTGCTTGGAGAGCTCAGGGTCCTGGCTCACCCTGCATCTGTAGATTCTGTGCCTACCTGTGCATTCCAGGAAGATTATGTAAGCATGGGGTACAATGCGGCATTAAAAGCAAGACAGGTTGTCAGGCTTGCTGAATATATACTTGGAAATGAGCTGCTTACGGCAGCTCAGGCTGCGGAACTCAGAATACATAAGGAGTGTCTCCTTTCAAGCGTTACTGCTGCCGTAAATAAAGCTGTCAGGGAAAAAGCTCCGTTTATGGAGAATGATCACTATATATCCCCTGATATGGAATGGGCAATGGAACTGGTCCACTCCGGGAGAGTAAGGGCTATTGCCGAGGAACAGATAGGACTGATGTCCTAATAATTTAGACCTGCGATCTTTGATCAGTAAACTGCGTAACGCCCCGTTGAAAAACAGGGCGTTACGTTTTCTATAT
This is a stretch of genomic DNA from Synergistaceae bacterium. It encodes these proteins:
- the hydG gene encoding [FeFe] hydrogenase H-cluster radical SAM maturase HydG, coding for MYDPKQFHDSSFIDDAEILSSLEEAKALAKDKKAVRALLEKARECHGLTHREAAVLLEITDKELEEELYALAKEIKERIYGRRIVLFAPLYVSNYCINDCVYCGFHKGNTQMCRKKLTMEEIDQEADAILALGHKRIAMEAGEDPVNIPLDYIIDCMKRVYAYKNSRGDSIRRINVNIAATTVEEYKRLKAADIGTFILFQETFHRPTYQKMHPRGPKSNYDWHTTALHRAQEGGIDDVGTGVLYGLYDYKYEAVAQLLLAEHLEKTLGVGPHTISVPRLREAEGVELEKFPYLTTDEQFLRIIAVIRVATPYTGMILSTRETPETRRRALDLGISQVSAGSCTGIGGYHKEIGQPKQPDTAQFKVSDERTPDEVLTWLCEDGYIPSYCTACYRQGRTGDRFMSLAKSGQIRNICQPNAILTFKEYLIGYGSDHLKELGEKVIEKEVECIPNEKARELTKERLKKLEEGAQDLYF
- a CDS encoding formimidoylglutamase, which encodes MAFILNKADRDLFYSRNDPKDRRLGELIHRAKIDNLRKADIVIVGIPEDRGILANKGRAGAAKGPDEIRRRLYRLTPGFNMDFDRLRVVDIGNLSTNELTLEEVHLAAQELVSEIVSHGAIPIVIGGGHDLTYPGVAGLVQGASIKKDGLGLINVDSHLDVRTDENGINSGTSFYRALTQLPDKALLGSSFVEFGIQEQYNSPYYYNWVREQGATVVTLREVSERVMESFLQSLSIVGRRGHTVALSLDIDAVRSTEAPGASASNPSGLKAPELDKIAYLAGRSSQIRYLDIMEVSPPLDEDHRTAALAASSIFWFLRGVSER
- a CDS encoding GntR family transcriptional regulator, whose amino-acid sequence is MSFFQNESLRKQLYDYIKQKINAGELKRGDMINQKELSEELGISRTPFRDCMIQLESEGLVTIIPCKGVIVRYLTFEEIMEVQEIGAALEGMAYELAFGTARKYCIDKLTAIVSDVQTRLEKGDVSLCYEKNQEFHTLILDRCPNKQIVTTLVKMRERLYDFPRHDLAPVLKWEKIFWQEHLNQIKILREGTAKEFGEYDRNVHWGIKGKEGYWETLFNVPAGSVNKYFHERSIDS
- a CDS encoding BCCT family transporter — its product is MSQEKEKKNIRYEIFVPSFIIIGGAALLGFFNNKMLTSIASATFDWSLTSFGWLYQLISVVAIILVGVITFSKIGSIRIGGKDAKPEFSFLSWFAMALTGVIATGIITYGVNEPIIYLGNIYGETAKLGLKPGDPELVWFSIGRCFYNWTFFPYAMYCISGILAAYLYFNKKKPLTVTATLEPLFGSRIHSFTWLIDNLSLLAIVLGLASSLGAGLALIGSGAEVAWGIKQSPMVWLIIAGITTALFTVASYLGLDKGIKRLADLNSKIFFVLLFFLIIMGPTLYILRTSVASLGYWLQNFWVWAFDPGDIGGDALVKWWTLYDWAIWIAYAPLMGLFLAMISYGRTIRQFMIVNWILPCVFGLLWFGVWGSTAISWQLEGRLDLIGAITASGAVAGLWVFLKAFPLGTILVPVVMLTLMLSFATAADVMTTTIASICTKDLKHGEEPPAWQKILWGLSIGAIAFFMVAFAGGEQGVDGVKFLAAAGGAMVLFIFVLQVISTFKVFFYDKNSD
- a CDS encoding aromatic amino acid ammonia-lyase, whose product is MNRASSIKEVCLGGEVRLCELIAVARYGAKVSFNDTYKKRVMECRKLVENLVKENRRIYGVTTGLGDNVKRVIPEKDAIKYQENMILTHCTNVGEPLDREAVRAIIFVMLLNMGSGYSGVRLEILEHLAEFLNKNIIPWTPAHGSVGYLGAEAHIAMVLLGKGRAYYNGELLDGAEALKCAGTTAINPSYKEGLSLISGGTSATALAALAAYDAANLTATADVVASCTLEALGGNLTAFDERIMGVKHQPEQWISAQHVNKILKDSAVIKEFGGQNLQDALSLRCIPQAHGAVRKTVSDALRAVENELNSCDDNPIIHPSGEALSGCNCDAGFIGIESDSICIAMGYLAKISERRTDRMLNEHVSGLPPFLVASAGENSGYMILQYSSAALLGELRVLAHPASVDSVPTCAFQEDYVSMGYNAALKARQVVRLAEYILGNELLTAAQAAELRIHKECLLSSVTAAVNKAVREKAPFMENDHYISPDMEWAMELVHSGRVRAIAEEQIGLMS